The proteins below are encoded in one region of Thioalkalivibrio sp. K90mix:
- the trpE gene encoding anthranilate synthase component I: protein MTPEQFDALAREGYNRIPLVREVLADLETPLSIFLKLANRPYSYLFESVQGGERWGRYSFIGLPARTRVRVHGHDITVETDGDVVEQTTETDPLAWIEAYQARFKVADLPGLPRFTGGLVGYFGFETVRLIEPRLEGPEKPDALGLPDILLMVSEEVVVYDNLSGRLYLVVHADTSRPDGQAVAAERLDALESRIGEPLVPPEDPPHPHAVPEYVPGWSAEGFKAAVARAQEYIMDGDVMQVVLAQRMSVPFSAPPLDLYRALRALNPSPYMYYLDLDDHHVVGASPEILVRLEDDRVTVRPIAGTRPRGRTEEEDRALEVELLADPKERAEHLMLIDLGRNDVGRVCEIGSVEVTDTMTIERYSHVMHIVSNVEGQLAPGHSPMDVLRATFPAGTVSGAPKIRALEIIDELEPVKRGPYSGAVGYLSWSGNMDTAIAIRTAVLHDGELHIQAGAGVVHDSVPESEWQETLNKGRAVVRAAEMALGGLGPRRHRG from the coding sequence ATGACCCCCGAACAGTTCGACGCACTGGCCCGCGAGGGCTACAACCGCATCCCGCTGGTGCGCGAGGTCCTGGCGGATCTCGAGACCCCGCTGTCCATCTTTCTGAAGCTGGCCAACCGGCCGTATTCCTACCTGTTCGAGTCGGTGCAGGGCGGGGAGCGCTGGGGCCGGTATTCCTTTATCGGCCTGCCGGCGCGGACCCGGGTGAGGGTGCACGGCCATGACATCACGGTGGAGACCGACGGTGATGTGGTCGAGCAAACCACCGAGACTGACCCGCTGGCCTGGATCGAGGCCTACCAGGCGCGCTTCAAGGTCGCCGACCTGCCGGGCCTGCCGCGCTTCACCGGTGGCCTGGTCGGCTATTTCGGCTTCGAGACCGTACGCCTGATCGAGCCGCGTCTGGAAGGCCCGGAAAAGCCCGATGCCCTGGGCCTGCCGGACATCCTGCTGATGGTCTCCGAGGAGGTCGTGGTCTACGACAACCTCTCCGGGCGGCTGTATCTGGTGGTGCATGCCGATACCTCGCGCCCCGACGGGCAGGCCGTGGCGGCCGAACGCCTCGACGCGCTGGAGAGCCGGATCGGCGAGCCGCTGGTGCCGCCGGAGGACCCGCCGCACCCGCACGCGGTGCCGGAGTATGTGCCGGGCTGGTCGGCCGAGGGTTTCAAGGCGGCCGTGGCGCGGGCGCAGGAATACATCATGGATGGCGACGTGATGCAGGTCGTGCTGGCACAGCGCATGAGCGTGCCGTTCTCGGCACCCCCGCTGGATCTCTACCGTGCGCTGCGGGCGCTGAACCCGTCGCCCTACATGTACTACCTGGACCTGGACGACCACCACGTGGTCGGCGCCTCGCCGGAGATCCTGGTGCGCCTGGAGGACGACCGCGTGACCGTGCGGCCGATCGCCGGCACCCGCCCGCGCGGGCGTACCGAGGAAGAGGACCGCGCGCTGGAGGTCGAGCTGCTGGCGGACCCGAAGGAGCGCGCCGAACACCTGATGCTGATCGACCTCGGGCGCAACGACGTCGGTCGGGTCTGCGAGATCGGCTCGGTGGAGGTGACCGATACGATGACCATCGAGCGCTACTCGCACGTGATGCACATCGTGTCCAACGTGGAGGGCCAGTTGGCGCCGGGGCACTCGCCGATGGACGTATTGCGCGCGACCTTTCCGGCCGGGACGGTCTCCGGTGCGCCGAAGATCCGCGCGCTGGAGATCATCGACGAACTGGAGCCGGTCAAGCGCGGACCGTATTCCGGTGCAGTCGGCTATTTGTCCTGGTCCGGCAACATGGATACCGCGATCGCGATCCGCACCGCCGTGCTGCACGACGGCGAGCTGCACATCCAGGCCGGTGCCGGGGTGGTACACGACTCGGTGCCCGAGAGCGAATGGCAGGAGACCCTGAACAAGGGCCGGGCGGTGGTGCGTGCGGCCGAGATGGCGTTGGGCGGGCTGGGGCCGCGCAGGCACCGTGGCTGA
- a CDS encoding phosphoglycolate phosphatase yields the protein MSLKRPRMILIDLDGTLIDSVPDLAYSVDAMMRELGLPERGEAAVRNWVGNGVERLVKRALINALDGEPDPEAFERALPVFMRIYQENTAGRSPLYPGVREGLDQLKAAGYRLGCVTNKAERFTVPLLREKGILDDFEIVVAGDALPQKKPDPAPLLHAANKLGVDPSESLMVGDSKSDVKAARAAGFQIVCMTYGYNHGDDIRDENPDAVLDRLDELPDLLPARAA from the coding sequence ATGTCCCTCAAGCGCCCCCGCATGATCCTGATCGACCTGGACGGCACGCTGATCGACAGCGTGCCGGACCTGGCCTATAGCGTGGATGCCATGATGCGCGAGCTGGGCCTGCCCGAGCGCGGCGAGGCGGCCGTGCGCAACTGGGTCGGCAATGGGGTGGAACGGCTGGTCAAGCGGGCGCTGATCAATGCGCTCGACGGCGAACCGGACCCGGAGGCCTTCGAGCGCGCACTACCCGTCTTCATGCGCATCTATCAGGAGAACACTGCCGGGCGCTCGCCGCTGTACCCGGGGGTGCGCGAGGGGCTGGACCAACTGAAGGCCGCCGGTTACCGCCTGGGCTGCGTGACCAACAAGGCCGAGCGCTTCACCGTGCCGCTGCTGCGCGAAAAGGGCATCCTCGACGACTTCGAGATCGTGGTCGCCGGCGACGCCCTGCCGCAGAAGAAGCCCGACCCGGCGCCGCTGCTGCACGCGGCGAACAAGCTGGGTGTCGACCCCTCCGAGTCGCTGATGGTCGGGGACTCGAAGAGCGACGTGAAGGCGGCACGCGCGGCCGGCTTCCAGATCGTCTGCATGACCTACGGCTACAATCACGGCGACGACATCCGCGACGAGAACCCCGACGCGGTGCTCGACCGGCTGGACGAACTGCCGGACTTGCTGCCCGCGCGGGCGGCCTGA
- the rpe gene encoding ribulose-phosphate 3-epimerase: MAQPDFIAPSILSADFARLGEEVDNVLASGADIVHFDVMDNHYVPNLTIGPLVCDALRKHGVTAPIDVHLMVKPVDRIIPDFAQAGASYITFHPEASDHIDRTLQLIHSEGCKAGLVFNPATPLSYLEYVMDKVDMILLMSVNPGFGGQKFIPATLDKLRAARKMIEESGRDIRLEIDGGVKADNIREIKAAGADTFVAGSAIFGAGNDADANRYNSIIQQMRDELAKA, encoded by the coding sequence ATGGCACAACCCGATTTCATTGCCCCGTCCATCCTTTCCGCCGACTTCGCCCGTCTGGGCGAGGAAGTCGACAACGTCCTGGCCTCCGGCGCGGACATCGTCCACTTCGACGTGATGGACAACCACTACGTGCCGAACCTGACCATCGGCCCGCTGGTCTGCGATGCCCTGCGCAAGCACGGCGTGACCGCGCCGATCGACGTGCACCTGATGGTCAAGCCGGTGGACCGCATCATCCCGGACTTCGCCCAGGCCGGTGCCAGCTACATCACCTTCCACCCGGAGGCCTCCGACCACATCGACCGTACCCTGCAGCTGATCCACTCCGAGGGCTGCAAGGCGGGGCTGGTGTTCAACCCGGCGACCCCGCTGTCCTACCTGGAATACGTGATGGACAAGGTCGACATGATCCTGCTGATGTCGGTGAACCCGGGCTTTGGCGGCCAGAAGTTCATCCCGGCCACGCTCGACAAGCTGCGCGCCGCGCGCAAGATGATCGAAGAATCCGGGCGTGACATCCGCCTCGAGATCGACGGCGGCGTGAAGGCCGACAACATCCGCGAGATCAAGGCCGCGGGTGCCGATACTTTCGTCGCCGGGTCCGCGATCTTCGGCGCCGGCAACGACGCCGACGCGAACCGCTACAACAGCATCATCCAGCAGATGCGCGACGAACTGGCCAAGGCCTGA
- a CDS encoding c-type cytochrome, whose product MKTKLFVLAGIAGSVLMLSSAAQAADIQAGQSKYQSTCLSCHGAEGKGQAIFPALAGRDAEYVTDKLERYRAGEEIGSHTGLMRPHAQALSDDDIANVAAFIESEFN is encoded by the coding sequence ATGAAAACCAAGCTGTTCGTTCTGGCCGGGATCGCAGGGAGTGTGCTGATGCTGTCCTCCGCCGCGCAGGCGGCCGACATCCAGGCTGGCCAGTCCAAGTACCAGTCCACTTGCCTGAGCTGCCATGGCGCCGAAGGCAAGGGGCAGGCGATCTTCCCCGCGCTGGCCGGTCGTGACGCCGAGTACGTGACCGACAAGCTCGAGCGCTACCGCGCCGGTGAAGAGATCGGTTCCCATACCGGTCTGATGCGCCCGCATGCCCAGGCGCTGAGCGATGACGACATCGCCAACGTGGCCGCCTTCATCGAGTCCGAATTCAACTGA
- a CDS encoding energy-coupling factor ABC transporter permease, which yields MVEGAGELPVALRVLSALLLGAGLLFMLRRMPWEAFFVPGRTQLFVIATLCLLLIWGLRAQTLEGLALHFLGMATITLMFGWQLAILMVFLVVAGLALLGALPLAAFPLTVLLAGVLPVAVTWGLLRATEAWLPRHMFIYLYGVAFLGGALTVAATVLSSAVIYGLFTDLAWGDIYRDYVRYLALLVLPEAVLNGMVVTGLVMVRPEWLATWSDERYVHGR from the coding sequence ATGGTCGAGGGTGCGGGCGAACTCCCGGTTGCGCTCCGCGTGTTGTCCGCCCTGCTGTTGGGGGCGGGGCTGCTGTTCATGCTGCGGCGTATGCCCTGGGAGGCCTTCTTCGTCCCGGGGCGTACGCAGCTCTTTGTGATCGCCACGCTGTGTCTGCTGCTGATTTGGGGGCTGCGCGCGCAGACCCTTGAGGGACTGGCGCTGCATTTTCTCGGCATGGCCACGATTACGCTGATGTTTGGCTGGCAGCTGGCCATCCTGATGGTGTTTCTGGTGGTGGCGGGGCTGGCCCTGCTGGGGGCGTTGCCGCTTGCGGCCTTTCCGCTGACGGTGTTGCTGGCGGGCGTGCTGCCGGTGGCCGTGACCTGGGGCCTGCTGCGGGCGACCGAGGCCTGGCTGCCGCGGCACATGTTCATCTATCTGTACGGGGTTGCCTTCCTTGGCGGGGCCCTGACGGTGGCCGCCACGGTATTGAGCTCGGCGGTGATCTACGGGCTGTTCACCGACCTGGCCTGGGGCGATATCTACCGCGATTACGTGCGTTATCTGGCCCTGCTCGTGCTGCCCGAGGCCGTCCTCAACGGCATGGTGGTGACCGGCCTGGTGATGGTGCGCCCGGAGTGGCTGGCGACCTGGTCGGACGAGCGCTACGTGCACGGGCGCTGA
- a CDS encoding class I SAM-dependent methyltransferase, producing MTEAFPDSRSRRIRQAELKRDLEFDDTLAGESLRFRTTWGLFSPRRIDDGTRMLLDRIEVRPSDDCLDLGCGYGPIGLTLARKAPQGITTLVDTNFLAVEYSRRNAELNGITNVECVTSNGLAQIRDRRFDLVASNLPAKVGREMLYTYLLDAHEQMNPGGRIYVVTITGLRRFIEKGFKEVFGNYDKVKQGREYTVAVAEREPD from the coding sequence GTGACCGAGGCATTCCCGGACAGCCGTTCGCGCCGGATTCGCCAGGCGGAGCTCAAGCGCGACCTGGAATTCGACGATACCCTGGCGGGCGAGTCTCTGCGTTTTCGCACGACCTGGGGGCTTTTTTCGCCGCGCCGGATCGACGATGGCACGCGCATGCTGCTGGATCGCATCGAGGTGCGTCCGAGTGATGACTGCCTTGACCTGGGTTGCGGTTATGGCCCGATCGGCCTGACCCTGGCGCGCAAGGCCCCGCAGGGCATCACGACGCTGGTGGATACCAATTTCCTCGCAGTCGAATACAGCCGGCGCAACGCCGAACTCAACGGCATCACCAACGTCGAGTGTGTGACCAGCAATGGTTTGGCCCAGATCCGCGATCGCCGCTTCGATCTCGTGGCTTCCAACCTGCCGGCCAAGGTGGGGCGGGAGATGCTCTACACCTACCTGCTGGATGCCCACGAGCAGATGAACCCCGGTGGTCGCATCTATGTCGTAACCATCACGGGTTTGCGGCGTTTCATCGAGAAGGGGTTCAAGGAAGTGTTCGGCAATTACGACAAGGTCAAGCAGGGCCGCGAGTATACGGTTGCGGTCGCCGAGCGCGAGCCCGACTGA
- a CDS encoding 5-(carboxyamino)imidazole ribonucleotide synthase — MILPPATLGLLGGGQLGRYFVRAAREMGYAVWVLDPDPHSPAGQVATRHLCQPYEDAETLSALAGQCAVITCEFENIPRPALEWLEANACLRPGLCALGVAQDRLEEKRFLAEIGVAVAPWRPVTAGGDGGEDATGAPSFPAILKTARLGYDGKGQRPMEHMGDLASAHAELGGVDCVLEERVELERELSVVVARTADGRSEAFPVSENVHRDGILHLSRVPARVDEDLSGRAVAIAQLIADRLDYCGVLAVEFFLTMSGELLVNEIAPRPHNTGHYTLDACTVSQFEQQVRAICGLGLAPARLTAPVAMVNLLGDLWPADGSPDWSGALEAGRARLHLYGKSEARAGRKMGHLSVLGLPGEEDAMASASTAEGLWQDLARAVGVSA; from the coding sequence ATGATCCTGCCTCCCGCCACCCTGGGGCTGCTCGGCGGCGGGCAGCTCGGTCGCTACTTCGTGCGCGCCGCGCGCGAGATGGGCTATGCGGTCTGGGTGCTGGACCCCGACCCGCACAGCCCCGCCGGACAGGTCGCCACACGTCATCTTTGCCAGCCCTACGAGGATGCCGAGACGCTGTCGGCCCTGGCCGGTCAGTGCGCGGTGATTACCTGCGAGTTCGAGAATATCCCGCGGCCGGCGCTGGAATGGCTGGAGGCCAACGCCTGCCTGCGGCCCGGCCTGTGCGCGCTGGGCGTGGCCCAGGACCGTCTGGAGGAGAAGCGTTTTCTCGCCGAGATCGGGGTGGCGGTCGCGCCGTGGCGTCCGGTGACAGCCGGTGGCGATGGTGGCGAGGACGCCACCGGTGCGCCCTCCTTCCCGGCGATCCTGAAGACCGCCCGGCTGGGGTACGACGGCAAGGGGCAGCGCCCGATGGAGCACATGGGCGATCTGGCTTCCGCGCACGCAGAACTCGGTGGCGTGGACTGCGTACTGGAGGAGCGGGTGGAGCTGGAGCGCGAACTGTCGGTCGTCGTGGCGCGCACTGCGGACGGTCGCAGCGAGGCCTTCCCGGTGTCCGAGAATGTCCACCGAGACGGGATCCTGCACCTGAGCCGGGTACCCGCGCGCGTCGACGAGGACCTCTCCGGGCGCGCGGTGGCGATCGCCCAGTTGATTGCCGATCGCCTGGATTATTGTGGCGTGCTGGCGGTCGAGTTCTTCCTGACGATGAGTGGCGAACTGCTGGTCAACGAGATCGCTCCGCGCCCGCACAACACCGGTCATTACACGCTGGACGCCTGCACCGTTTCCCAGTTCGAGCAGCAGGTGCGTGCGATCTGTGGTCTGGGGCTCGCCCCGGCGCGCCTGACGGCCCCGGTGGCGATGGTCAATCTGCTGGGGGACCTGTGGCCCGCGGACGGCAGCCCGGACTGGTCCGGTGCGCTGGAGGCCGGGCGAGCGCGCCTGCATCTGTATGGCAAGTCCGAGGCGCGGGCGGGGCGCAAGATGGGGCACCTGAGTGTGCTGGGGCTGCCTGGCGAGGAAGACGCGATGGCCTCGGCCTCCACCGCCGAGGGGCTGTGGCAGGATCTGGCGCGGGCGGTCGGGGTGTCCGCGTGA
- the purE gene encoding 5-(carboxyamino)imidazole ribonucleotide mutase, producing the protein MTANNDNTAPRVGVVMGSTSDWATMERAVDVLEELGVPYEARVVSAHRTPDLLFEYAEQARERGLAVIIAGAGGAAHLPGMLAAKTSVPVLGVPVVSRHLQGQDSLLSIVQMPKGIPVATFAIGEAGAANAALFAAAMLANNDPVLCQRLDAFRRAQRDTVLNQILPPAAS; encoded by the coding sequence ATGACGGCCAACAACGACAATACCGCCCCACGTGTAGGCGTGGTGATGGGCAGCACTTCCGACTGGGCGACGATGGAACGCGCGGTGGATGTGCTGGAGGAACTGGGCGTGCCCTACGAGGCACGGGTGGTCTCCGCCCACCGCACCCCGGATCTCCTGTTCGAATATGCCGAACAGGCTCGCGAACGGGGCCTGGCCGTGATCATTGCCGGGGCCGGGGGCGCCGCGCATCTGCCCGGGATGCTGGCGGCCAAGACCTCGGTGCCGGTGCTCGGTGTGCCGGTCGTCTCGCGCCACCTGCAGGGGCAGGATTCTCTGCTGTCGATCGTGCAGATGCCGAAGGGGATACCGGTCGCGACCTTTGCCATTGGCGAAGCCGGCGCAGCCAATGCCGCGCTGTTTGCGGCCGCGATGCTGGCCAACAACGACCCCGTCCTGTGCCAGCGCCTGGATGCCTTTCGCCGTGCGCAGCGCGATACGGTGCTCAACCAGATCCTGCCGCCGGCCGCATCATGA
- a CDS encoding fructosamine kinase family protein: MNRLDSAGPDAITAAVAQCITDHTASAFEPTGSQACSGGSINQAQRVTGTDGRTFFVKLNRGAMAEAMFAAEARGLEELARCERMKIPAVIGTGKAGSACFIVLEELDLGGRRDGVALGHGVADMHMKTAARFGLDHDNYIGSTLQSNRQHDDWVSFYRDERLGFQRGLARERGAAHSLIQALESLEANLGGFFSDYRPEPSLLHGDLWSGNWGFQSDGAAVLFDPAVYYGDPEADLAMMELFGHPGQDFFDAYEEMRPVDAGYPVRKTLYNLYHILNHDHLFGGGYGSQAERMIRQLLAELG; encoded by the coding sequence ATGAACCGATTGGATTCTGCGGGCCCTGACGCCATCACGGCGGCGGTGGCCCAGTGCATCACGGACCATACCGCAAGCGCGTTCGAGCCGACAGGAAGCCAGGCCTGTTCCGGGGGCTCGATCAACCAGGCCCAGCGCGTGACCGGGACCGATGGCCGGACCTTTTTCGTGAAGCTCAACCGGGGCGCGATGGCCGAGGCGATGTTTGCGGCCGAAGCGCGTGGCCTCGAGGAGCTGGCCCGCTGCGAGCGGATGAAGATCCCCGCAGTGATCGGTACGGGCAAGGCGGGGAGTGCCTGCTTCATCGTGCTGGAGGAGCTGGACCTGGGCGGGCGGCGCGACGGCGTTGCGCTGGGGCACGGGGTGGCCGACATGCACATGAAGACGGCCGCGCGCTTCGGGCTGGATCACGATAACTACATCGGCTCGACGCTGCAGTCGAACCGCCAGCACGATGACTGGGTATCGTTCTATCGCGACGAGCGCCTGGGCTTCCAGCGGGGTCTGGCGCGCGAGCGCGGGGCCGCGCATTCGCTGATCCAGGCGCTGGAGTCCCTGGAAGCGAATCTGGGCGGGTTTTTCAGCGACTACCGCCCCGAGCCTTCACTGCTGCACGGGGACCTGTGGAGTGGCAACTGGGGCTTCCAGTCCGATGGGGCGGCCGTGCTGTTCGATCCGGCCGTTTACTACGGGGATCCGGAGGCGGATCTGGCGATGATGGAGCTGTTCGGCCATCCCGGGCAGGACTTCTTCGACGCCTACGAGGAGATGCGTCCGGTCGATGCCGGCTACCCGGTGCGCAAGACGCTCTACAACCTCTACCACATCCTGAACCACGATCACTTGTTTGGTGGCGGCTACGGCTCGCAGGCCGAGCGCATGATCCGCCAGCTGCTGGCGGAACTGGGATGA
- a CDS encoding group III truncated hemoglobin — MAFRKLEPLCDKIGAERIRTVIDDFYRRLSSDPEIGHHFERIQDFEDHVRRISDFWYMNLGGRLEQPPTIDMVGKHAPLNLTEADLAVWMRHFKATTEEHLEAPLAAQWQQLADGIASRMREDIIR; from the coding sequence ATGGCCTTTCGCAAACTCGAGCCGCTGTGCGACAAGATCGGCGCCGAACGCATCCGCACGGTCATCGACGACTTCTATCGCCGCCTGTCCAGCGATCCCGAGATCGGGCACCATTTCGAACGCATCCAGGACTTCGAGGACCATGTCCGGCGCATCTCGGATTTCTGGTACATGAACCTGGGCGGACGCCTGGAGCAGCCGCCCACCATCGACATGGTCGGCAAGCATGCCCCGCTGAACCTGACCGAGGCTGATCTGGCGGTCTGGATGCGCCACTTCAAGGCGACCACCGAGGAGCACCTGGAGGCACCACTGGCAGCCCAGTGGCAACAGCTGGCGGATGGCATCGCCAGTCGGATGCGCGAGGACATCATTCGCTAG
- a CDS encoding transglycosylase SLT domain-containing protein: MRLPRILTTGLTGLVMAFAAGAPAANPAPTGMVFERSLFLHAERALSRGDMVAYRNARSTLEGYPLTPYLDHRELARDLGRADPDAVRAFIEEHDDTPLAGQLRSNYLSYLAREEAWSRYLDFADDGRDLSVTQDCQRRKALIETGNTSAAIEDMDSIWLHGQSRPSVCDPALKAWRDAGGLTEELAWDRFALAMQARQTGLASYLRRYLASSDRDWAERWLELESRPSRVVEVDFRADEHRSAEAMLEQAFKRWIPQDLDAALKGWEERSERLGLSTETAREIEHALALRLALRYRDETLAVMDELDAEVFDDQLRQWQVRAALHQRDWETVKSAIRAMSRDARDETAWQYWYARALEQLGDADEARFFYERAARERNFHGFLAADRLGQPYRIAHQPLQLGHGARESIMERPSMQRMRELVALDRYAEARREWTRTVASMEPPELEAAAAEFADWNWYDRAIFTIARARNWDDIELRFPLAFDSVIVPGAEKQGIDPAWAMAIARQESAFLHDVRSGAGALGVMQIMPATGRSIASSAGVRVNSDWDILDPATNATLGTYYLRRNLDRFGGHSLLSTAAYNAGAHRVRSWLPDDGEMDADIWAELIPFSETRDYVRRVYAYQIVYAVRLGQDPPSLSQLLFPVTPESRLAASREDHLRALRNMREDLALGRAFCDAPGYTENAC, from the coding sequence ATGCGCCTGCCCAGGATACTCACCACGGGTCTGACCGGTCTGGTCATGGCCTTCGCCGCCGGGGCCCCGGCGGCGAACCCGGCCCCGACCGGAATGGTCTTCGAACGCAGCCTGTTCCTGCATGCCGAACGTGCCCTGAGCCGTGGCGACATGGTGGCCTACCGCAATGCCCGCAGTACGCTCGAGGGCTATCCGCTGACGCCCTATCTGGATCATCGCGAACTGGCGCGCGACCTGGGGCGCGCGGACCCCGATGCGGTGCGGGCCTTTATCGAGGAGCACGACGACACCCCGCTGGCCGGCCAGTTGCGCAGCAACTACCTCTCCTATCTGGCCCGTGAGGAGGCCTGGTCGCGCTATCTCGACTTTGCCGACGACGGCCGCGACCTCTCCGTGACACAGGACTGTCAGCGGCGCAAGGCGCTGATCGAGACCGGCAATACCTCCGCGGCGATCGAGGACATGGACTCCATCTGGCTGCACGGCCAGTCCCGTCCCAGTGTCTGCGATCCGGCGCTCAAGGCCTGGCGCGATGCCGGCGGGCTGACCGAAGAGCTGGCCTGGGACCGTTTCGCCCTGGCGATGCAGGCGCGCCAGACCGGGCTCGCGAGCTACCTGCGCCGCTATCTGGCGAGCTCCGATCGCGACTGGGCGGAGCGCTGGCTGGAGCTCGAATCGCGACCGTCGCGGGTGGTCGAGGTGGACTTCCGCGCGGATGAGCATCGCTCCGCCGAGGCGATGCTGGAACAGGCGTTCAAGCGCTGGATTCCGCAGGACCTGGATGCCGCTTTGAAGGGCTGGGAGGAACGGAGCGAGCGCTTGGGCTTGTCGACGGAGACCGCTCGCGAGATCGAGCACGCGCTTGCGTTGCGTCTGGCGCTGCGCTATCGGGACGAAACACTGGCCGTCATGGACGAGCTGGACGCGGAGGTGTTCGACGATCAGTTGCGCCAGTGGCAGGTGCGGGCTGCTCTGCACCAGCGTGACTGGGAGACCGTCAAAAGCGCGATTCGTGCCATGAGCCGCGACGCCCGTGACGAGACTGCCTGGCAGTACTGGTATGCCCGTGCACTGGAGCAGCTGGGCGATGCCGACGAAGCGCGCTTCTTCTACGAACGGGCGGCGCGTGAGCGCAACTTCCACGGATTCCTGGCGGCCGACCGTCTGGGGCAGCCCTACCGCATTGCGCACCAGCCCCTGCAACTGGGCCATGGCGCGCGCGAATCGATCATGGAGCGGCCGTCCATGCAGCGCATGCGCGAGCTGGTGGCGCTGGACCGCTACGCTGAGGCACGCCGCGAATGGACCCGCACCGTCGCCAGCATGGAGCCGCCCGAGCTCGAGGCCGCGGCGGCCGAGTTCGCCGACTGGAACTGGTACGACCGCGCGATCTTCACCATCGCGCGGGCCCGCAACTGGGACGACATCGAGCTGCGCTTCCCGCTGGCCTTCGATTCCGTAATCGTCCCGGGCGCGGAAAAACAGGGCATCGACCCGGCCTGGGCGATGGCGATTGCCCGCCAGGAGAGCGCCTTTCTGCATGACGTGCGCTCCGGGGCCGGGGCGCTGGGGGTGATGCAGATCATGCCGGCGACCGGGCGCTCGATCGCTTCCAGCGCCGGGGTCCGGGTCAACTCCGACTGGGACATCCTCGACCCGGCGACCAACGCGACCCTGGGCACGTACTACCTGCGGCGCAACCTGGACCGCTTTGGCGGGCACAGCCTGCTGTCCACGGCGGCCTACAATGCCGGGGCCCATCGCGTGCGCTCCTGGCTGCCGGACGACGGCGAGATGGACGCGGACATCTGGGCCGAGCTGATCCCGTTCTCGGAGACGCGTGACTACGTGCGCCGGGTGTATGCCTACCAGATCGTCTATGCGGTGCGCTTGGGGCAGGACCCGCCGTCGCTGTCGCAGCTGCTGTTCCCGGTGACGCCGGAATCCAGGCTCGCGGCGAGCCGCGAGGATCACCTCCGGGCGCTACGCAACATGCGCGAGGACCTCGCGCTCGGTCGCGCCTTCTGCGACGCACCCGGCTACACCGAGAACGCCTGCTGA
- a CDS encoding pseudouridine synthase, which yields MSRIVLFHKPWGVLPQFTDPEGRPTLADYIDIPGVYPAGRLDRDSEGLMVLTDDGRLNARLTQPRHKTSKTYWVQVEGEPDDAALEALRTGVDLKDGRTQPAKVERMTPPDLPERDPPVRFRKSVPTTWLALTLHEGRNRQVRRMTAAVGHPTLRLVRYRVASWTLDGVERGAFSVIERE from the coding sequence ATGTCCCGAATCGTGTTGTTCCACAAGCCCTGGGGCGTGCTGCCGCAGTTCACCGACCCGGAAGGGCGCCCCACGCTGGCGGATTACATCGACATCCCCGGGGTGTACCCGGCCGGGCGTCTGGATCGCGACAGCGAGGGGCTGATGGTGCTGACCGACGACGGGCGCCTGAATGCGCGGCTGACCCAGCCGCGGCACAAGACCAGCAAGACCTACTGGGTACAGGTAGAGGGCGAGCCCGATGACGCCGCTCTGGAGGCCCTGCGTACCGGGGTGGACCTGAAGGACGGGCGCACGCAGCCGGCGAAGGTCGAGCGCATGACACCGCCTGACCTGCCGGAGCGCGACCCGCCCGTGCGCTTTCGCAAGTCCGTCCCGACCACCTGGCTCGCGCTGACCCTGCACGAGGGGCGCAACCGCCAGGTGCGGCGCATGACCGCCGCGGTGGGGCATCCGACCCTGCGCCTGGTGCGCTACCGGGTGGCCTCCTGGACCCTGGACGGAGTGGAACGCGGAGCCTTTTCCGTGATCGAACGCGAGTGA